In Pseudomonadota bacterium, a single genomic region encodes these proteins:
- a CDS encoding phosphomannomutase/phosphoglucomutase gives MVHPSILRAYDIRGVVGDTLNPRDVAALGRAFAAIVRRDAPKRDGRPLVVVGYDGRLSSPDLESALVEGLSTGGVDVLRIGLGPTPMLYYAVHAFDAQGGIMVTGSHNPPDYNGMKLMLGKGPFHGDQILELGRMAGDAAEVPDDAPGTISERPLARSYVDRLARDLVPDLSLKVAWDAGNGAAGEILSQLVAQMPGDHTVLYADIDGTFPNHHPDPTVVENLADLRAAVAEGDCDLGIAFDGDGDRIGVIDGEGHILWGDQLMAILSADVLQRHPGATIIADVKASQVLFDEIARLGGEPLMWRTGHSLIKQKMKEVGSPLAGEMSGHIFFADGYYGFDDALYAAVRLLNAIHRSGKSVVELRQALPATVNTPEMRFDCDDTRKFDVIEEVRERLKSRKADVNDVDGVRVAIDGGWWLLRASNTQPVLVARCEAGDDATLEKIKADLVATVTPSGVSLPEL, from the coding sequence GTGGTTCACCCCTCGATCCTTCGCGCCTACGACATCCGCGGTGTCGTCGGCGACACGCTCAACCCCCGTGACGTCGCTGCCCTGGGGCGCGCCTTCGCCGCGATCGTGCGGCGCGATGCGCCCAAGCGTGATGGCCGTCCCCTTGTCGTTGTCGGTTATGACGGCCGCTTGAGTTCACCGGACCTTGAGAGCGCGCTGGTCGAGGGTTTGTCGACCGGCGGCGTCGATGTCTTGCGCATCGGTCTGGGACCGACTCCGATGTTGTACTACGCGGTCCATGCCTTTGATGCCCAGGGCGGCATCATGGTGACGGGATCGCATAACCCGCCCGATTACAACGGCATGAAGCTGATGTTGGGGAAGGGGCCGTTCCACGGCGACCAGATCCTCGAACTCGGCCGCATGGCCGGCGACGCGGCGGAAGTGCCGGATGACGCACCGGGCACCATAAGCGAGCGGCCGCTTGCGCGCTCCTATGTCGATCGTTTGGCGCGCGATCTCGTGCCCGACCTGTCGCTCAAGGTCGCGTGGGACGCAGGCAACGGCGCGGCCGGTGAGATCCTGAGCCAGCTCGTCGCCCAGATGCCCGGCGATCACACGGTTCTCTATGCCGATATCGACGGCACGTTTCCCAACCATCATCCTGACCCCACGGTGGTCGAGAACCTCGCCGACTTGCGCGCGGCGGTCGCCGAGGGCGACTGCGATCTCGGCATCGCGTTCGACGGCGACGGCGACCGCATTGGCGTCATCGACGGCGAGGGCCATATCCTGTGGGGCGATCAGTTGATGGCGATCCTGTCGGCCGACGTCCTGCAGCGTCATCCCGGCGCGACGATCATTGCCGACGTCAAGGCGAGCCAGGTTCTGTTCGACGAGATCGCGCGGCTGGGCGGCGAACCGCTGATGTGGCGCACCGGCCATTCACTGATCAAACAGAAGATGAAAGAGGTCGGCAGTCCGTTGGCGGGCGAGATGAGCGGTCACATCTTTTTCGCTGACGGTTACTATGGTTTCGACGACGCGCTCTATGCCGCCGTGCGCCTGTTGAACGCAATCCACCGCTCCGGCAAGTCGGTAGTTGAGTTGCGCCAGGCCCTGCCGGCAACGGTCAACACGCCGGAGATGCGGTTCGACTGTGACGACACCCGTAAATTTGATGTCATCGAGGAAGTGCGCGAGCGGCTGAAGTCGCGCAAGGCGGACGTCAACGATGTCGACGGCGTGCGGGTTGCCATTGACGGTGGCTGGTGGCTGCTGCGCGCCTCGAACACCCAGCCGGTCCTGGTTGCCCGCTGTGAGGCCGGCGACGATGCGACACTTGAGAAGATCAAGGCCGATCTGGTCGCCACCGTCACGCCGAGCGGCGTCAGCCTGCCCGAGCTCTGA
- a CDS encoding MaoC family dehydratase N-terminal domain-containing protein yields MSDDIQAAVGRRRTVSDHLVPRQAEMLAATLDLEPSPGLAAGALPPGWHWIYFLDAPATGLVGADGRSVPGGFLPDTGLPRRMWGGGELIFHRPLRLGDLATSEACLESVDEKQGRSGRFVVLKVHYALCDSGGLAVEERRDIVMREAAGHGEMPPRREPPGEAVWRRELTPSHMLLFRFSALTFNSHRIHYDADYVRDVEGYPDLLVHGPLLALLLLGHLAESCPGAAIRRFRYRAVAPLFVGRPLTLCGRPAGDGEAELWVAGEDGGLAMQAEAAFD; encoded by the coding sequence ATGAGCGATGATATCCAAGCGGCGGTTGGTCGGCGCCGGACAGTGTCCGATCACCTGGTGCCACGGCAGGCAGAGATGCTGGCGGCCACGCTGGACCTTGAACCATCACCTGGGCTGGCGGCTGGCGCGTTGCCGCCGGGTTGGCATTGGATCTATTTCCTTGATGCGCCCGCCACCGGCTTGGTCGGCGCGGACGGCCGCTCGGTGCCTGGTGGCTTCCTGCCGGATACCGGATTGCCCCGTCGCATGTGGGGCGGTGGCGAATTGATCTTTCATCGTCCCTTGCGTCTGGGTGACCTGGCGACCAGCGAGGCGTGCCTTGAATCTGTCGATGAGAAGCAAGGCCGCAGCGGCCGCTTCGTCGTCCTGAAGGTGCACTACGCTCTCTGCGACAGCGGCGGTCTGGCTGTCGAGGAGCGCCGCGATATCGTGATGCGCGAGGCGGCGGGCCACGGCGAAATGCCGCCCAGGCGTGAACCACCCGGCGAGGCTGTTTGGCGGCGTGAGCTGACGCCGAGCCACATGTTGCTGTTCCGGTTTTCGGCGCTGACGTTCAACAGTCATCGCATTCACTATGACGCCGATTATGTCCGAGACGTCGAAGGCTATCCCGACCTGCTCGTCCATGGGCCGCTGCTCGCCTTGTTGCTGCTGGGTCATCTTGCCGAGAGTTGTCCGGGCGCCGCCATTCGCCGGTTTCGCTACCGCGCCGTCGCGCCGCTCTTTGTCGGGCGGCCCCTGACACTGTGCGGTCGCCCGGCCGGCGACGGCGAGGCCGAGTTGTGGGTCGCCGGCGAGGACGGCGGGCTTGCCATGCAGGCCGAGGCGGCTTTCGATTGA